A genomic stretch from Mya arenaria isolate MELC-2E11 chromosome 10, ASM2691426v1 includes:
- the LOC128206156 gene encoding alpha-2A adrenergic receptor-like: protein MTTSLLNLSDVTSTKVTSFISTTSSMAPNLTVLSEDEKYEILVEYNNEKATLYIPVIAYMLILTVVGTFGNILVCVVYCCKPTKTSSHFFIMALAVLDLLTCVIGMPTEITDLRYPYMFYASAACKLLRFVESVTTMGSSIILISVAVDRYLRICKLGRQISVTAAKRISVAAMVVGVLLSWPACFIFGRSTEKLEPGIYGVDCSTDDSMRNTHYPSLYYGFLGLLFVCCITFFAVVYVQIGLKIWKQKRARVGQRMNRDSGFSSGKQRKFSASSTRDSVGMEQNGNVPEENNKKLEPPIDNASDPISTDMSSDQVNESLSKKKCISDKRISEVSSANSKSNDVLKKRTIKVTRTTVVLFAVTVAYVISYLPFLILMVLRSVKKDFEDSLSPTQEVVFKFCVKSYFINNAINPVIYSYLNLNFRKDAKNMIRRIVGACCCCRRQQQD from the coding sequence ATGACGACCTCGCTGCTGAACTTGTCTGACGTCACAAGTACAAAAGTGACGTCATttatttcaacgacgtcatcaATGGCACCAAACCTCACTGTTTTGAGTGAGGACGAAAAATACGAGATTCTCGTcgaatataacaatgaaaaggCGACATTATATATCCCAGTCATAGCTTATATGCTGATTTTGACAGTTGTTGGAACATTTGGGAACATTCTAGTCTGTGTCGTGTACTGCTGTAAACCAACAAAAACGTCGTCTCATTTCTTTATCATGGCGCTTGCTGTGCTCGATCTCCTCACGTGCGTGATCGGAATGCCAACGGAAATTACCGATCTCAGATATCCCTACATGTTTTATGCTTCCGCCGCCTGCAAACTGCTCCGCTTTGTCGAATCCGTGACAACAATGGGATCGTCTATTATTCTAATCTCCGTTGCAGTTGACAGGTACCTTCGGATTTGTAAGCTGGGGAGGCAGATTTCTGTCACTGCGGCCAAGCGGATAAGCGTGGCGGCCATGGTTGTCGGCGTTTTGTTGTCATGGCCGGCGTGCTTTATATTTGGACGCTCAACTGAAAAACTCGAACCGGGCATTTATGGCGTTGATTGTTCAACTGACGACTCAATGCGTAATACACACTATCCAAGTTTGTACTACGGTTTTTTGGGACTACTTTTTGTCTGCTGCATAACATTTTTTGCTGTTGTGTATGTACAAATCGGTCTCAAAATCTGGAAACAAAAGCGCGCCAGGGTTGGGCAGAGAATGAATCGTGATTCTGGCTTCTCGTCTGGTAAACAGAGGAAGTTCAGCGCGAGCTCCACACGCGACAGTGTGGGGATGGAACAGAACGGAAATGTGCCTGAAGAAAATAACAAGAAGCTCGAACCTCCCATTGATAATGCTTCCGACCCAATCAGCACTGACATGTCTTCCGATCAAGTGAACGAATCATTGTCGAAGAAGAAATGTATCTCTGATAAACGGATTTCAGAAGTGTCGTCTGCTAACTCGAAATCAAATGATGTTCTGAAAAAGCGGACAATCAAGGTCACGCGGACGACTGTTGTATTGTTCGCTGTAACTGTCGCTTATGTCATAAGCTATTTACCATTCTTAATTCTTATGGTATTGCGCAGTGTCAAGAAAGACTTCGAGGACAGTTTGTCTCCTACACAAGAAGTGGTGtttaaattttgtgttaaatcCTACTTCATAAACAACGCAATAAATCCAGTCATATACAGTTACTTGAACCTTAACTTCCGTAAGGACGCCAAGAATATGATCAGGCGGATTGTTGGCGCATGTTGTTGTTGCAGACGACAGCAGCAGGATTGA
- the LOC128206958 gene encoding serine-rich adhesin for platelets-like isoform X2, with amino-acid sequence MVCRSQRRMLHTTQLVAILVTCMINIMSSSSTNTTASPESTDIMSSSSSNTTEYPASTDIMSSSSSNTIASPESTDTMSSSSSNTTASPESTDIMSSSSSNTTEYPASTDTMSSSSSNTTASPENTDIMSSSSSNTIASPESTDIMSSSSTNTTEYPASTDIMSSSSTNTTEYPASTDTMSSSNSNTTASPESTDIMSSSSSNTTASPKSTDIMSSYSSNTTASPDSTNIMSSSSSNTIASPESTDIMSSSSSNTIASPKSTDTMSSSSSNTTEYPASTDTMSSSSSNTTASPESTDIMSSSSTNTTEYPASTDTMSSSSSNTTASPGSTDIMSSSSTNTTEYPASTDTMSSSSSNTTASPESTDIISSSSSKTTEYPASTDTMSSSTSNTVASFASSGAPQSSSSNTTASIESTDTTSSSTSNTTMFPESTDSTSSSSSNTTASSETTYTTSSSNSNTTAPPEGTDSTSCSTLNTTAPSERTDTTPSTSSNTTMFPENTDTTSSSTSNTTASLESTDTTSSSSSYTTASPKSTDTTSSFSSNTTMFPESTDTTSSSTSNTIASSESTETTFSSSSNTTAPPESTYTTSSSSSHTTSLPESTDTTFSFSSTTTASPTSTNASANSSSSSSPSSTTTASPSSTNTTLSSGSSYSSTTTASPSSTNTSTMSSSSPSPRSTTTASLASTNSSSSPSLSSTTTESPANENTSTNSSSSPSPSLTTTASPASTNTTVNSSASSIQSSTTTASPASTHTSTHTSSNSSLSFTTTASSSSTNISSSSIPSSNTTASPATSRSVSSPSSDSILSSNTTTETSASTVSSTSPSSGSTTSTNSNTTEESSCVVAIPSILMTSALTCVGLILQKRL; translated from the exons ATG GTTTGCAGGTCACAGAGAAGAATGCTTCATACAACTCAGCTCGTCGCCATTCTCGTAACTTGTATGATTA ATATAATGTCAAGTTCCAGTACAAATACAACCGCATCTCCTGAAAGTACAGATATAATGTCAAGTTCGAGTTCAAATACAACTGAATATCCTGCAAGTACAGATATAATGTCAAGTTCCAGTTCAAATACAATCGCATCTCCTGAAAGTACAGATACAATGTCAAGTTCCAGTTCAAATACAACCGCATCTCCTGAAAGTACAGATATAATGTCAAGTTCGAGTTCAAATACAACTGAATATCCTGCAAGTACAGATACAATGTCAAGTTCCAGTTCAAATACAACCGCATCTCCTGAAAATACAGATATAATGTCAAGTTCCAGTTCAAATACAATCGCATCACCTGAAAGTACAGATATAATGTCAAGTTCCAGTACAAATACAACTGAATATCCTGCAAGTACAGATATAATGTCAAGTTCCAGTACAAATACAACTGAATATCCTGCAAGTACAGATACAATGTCAAGTTCCAATTCAAATACAACCGCATCTCCTGAAAGTACAGATATAATGTCAAGTTCCAGTTCAAATACAACCGCATCTCCTAAAAGTACAGATATAATGTCAAGTTACAGTTCAAATACAACTGCATCTCCTGATAGTACAAATATAATGTCAAGTTCCAGTTCAAATACAATCGCATCACCTGAAAGTACAGATATAATGTCAAGTTCCAGTTCAAATACAATCGCATCTCCTAAAAGTACAGATACGATGTCAAGTTCCAGTTCAAATACAACTGAATATCCTGCAAGTACAGATACAATGTCAAGTTCCAGTTCAAATACAACCGCATCTCCTGAAAGTACAGATATAATGTCAAGTTCCAGTACAAATACAACTGAATATCCTGCAAGTACAGATACAATGTCAAGTTCCAGTTCAAATACAACCGCATCTCCTGGAAGTACAGATATAATGTCAAGTTCCAGTACAAATACAACTGAATATCCTGCAAGTACAGATACAATGTCAAGTTCCAGTTCAAATACAACCGCATCTCCTGAAAGTACAGATATAATTTCAAGTTCCAGTTCAAAAACAACTGAATATCCTGCAAGTACAGATACTATGTCAAGTTCGACTTCAAATACAGTCGCGTCTTTTGCAAGTTCAGGTGCACCTCAAAGTTCAAGTTCAAATACAACCGCGTCTATTGAAAGTACAGATACAACTTCCAGTTCCACTTCAAATACAACCATGTTTCCTGAAAGTACAGATTCAACTTCAAGTTCTAGTTCAAATACAACCGCATCTTCTGAAACTACATATACAACTTCCAGTTCCAATTCAAATACAACCGCACCTCCTGAAGGTACAGATTCAACTTCCTGTTCCACTCTAAATACGACCGCACCTTCTGAAAGAACAGATACAACTCCCAGTACCAGTTCAAATACAACTATGTTTCCTGAAAATACAGATACAACTTCCAGTTCCACTTCAAATACAACTGCATCTCTTGAAAGTACGGATACAACTTCCAGTTCAAGTTCATATACAACCGCATCTCCTAAAAGTACAGATACAACTTCCAGTTTCAGTTCAAATACAACTATGTTTCCTGAAAGTACAGATACAACTTCCAGTTCCACTTCAAATACAATCGCATCTTCTGAAAGTACAGAAACAACTTTCAGTTCCAGTTCAAATACAACCGCACCTCCTGAAAGTACATATACAACTTCCAGTTCCAGTTCACATACAACCTCACTTCCTGAAAGTACAGATACAACTTTCAGTTTCAGTTCAACTACAACCGCATCTCCAACAAGTACAAATGCAAGTGCAAATTCAAGTTCTAGTTCCAGTCCCAGTTCAACTACAACCGCATCTCCATCAAGTACAAATACAACGTTAAGTTCGGGTTCCAGTTACAGTTCAACTACAACTGCATCTCCATCAAGTACAAATACAAGTACAATGTCAAGTTCTAGTCCCAGTCCACGTTCAACTACAACCGCATCTCTTGCAAGTACAAATTCAAGTTCTAGTCCAAGTCTAAGTTCAACTACAACTGAATCTCCAGCAAATGAAAATACAAGTACAAATTCAAGTTCAAGTCCAAGTCCAAGTTTAACTACAACTGCCTCTCCTGCAAGTACAAATACAACTGTAAATTCAAGTGCTAGTTCCATTCAAAGTTCAACTACAACCGCATCTCCtgcaagtacacatacaagtacacatacaagttccAATTCCAGTCTTAGTTTTACTACAACCGCATCTTCTTCAAGTACAAATATAAGTTCCAGCTCCATTCCAAGTTCAAATACAACCGCATCACCTGCAACTTCAAGATCAGTTTCCAGTCCAAGTTCTGATTCCATCCTAAGTTCCAATACCACAACAG AAACCAGTGCCAGTACCGTGTCCAGTACCAGTCCGAGTTCCGGTTCCACTACCAGtacaaattcaaatacaacAGAAG aatcAAGCTGTGTGGTCGCCATTCCTTCTATTTTAATGACATCTGCTCTCACATGCGTTGGGTTGATTTTGCAAAAGAGACTTTAG
- the LOC128206958 gene encoding serine-rich adhesin for platelets-like isoform X1 produces the protein MVCRSQRRMLHTTQLVAILVTCMINIMSSSSTNTTASPESTDIMSSSSSNTTEYPASTDIMSSSSSNTIASPESTDTMSSSSSNTTASPESTDIMSSSSSNTTEYPASTDTMSSSSSNTTASPENTDIMSSSSSNTIASPESTDIMSSSSTNTTEYPASTDIMSSSSTNTTEYPASTDTMSSSNSNTTASPESTDIMSSSSSNTTASPKSTDIMSSYSSNTTASPDSTNIMSSSSSNTIASPESTDIMSSSSSNTIASPKSTDTMSSSSSNTTEYPASTDTMSSSSSNTTASPESTDIMSSSSTNTTEYPASTDTMSSSSSNTTASPGSTDIMSSSSTNTTEYPASTDTMSSSSSNTTASPESTDIISSSSSKTTEYPASTDTMSSSTSNTVASFASSGAPQSSSSNTTASIESTDTTSSSTSNTTMFPESTDSTSSSSSNTTASSETTYTTSSSNSNTTAPPEGTDSTSCSTLNTTAPSERTDTTPSTSSNTTMFPENTDTTSSSTSNTTASLESTDTTSSSSSYTTASPKSTDTTSSFSSNTTMFPESTDTTSSSTSNTIASSESTETTFSSSSNTTAPPESTYTTSSSSSHTTSLPESTDTTFSFSSTTTASPTSTNASANSSSSSSPSSTTTASPSSTNTTLSSGSSYSSTTTASPSSTNTSTMSSSSPSPRSTTTASLASTNSSSSPSLSSTTTESPANENTSTNSSSSPSPSLTTTASPASTNTTVNSSASSIQSSTTTASPASTHTSTHTSSNSSLSFTTTASSSSTNISSSSIPSSNTTASPATSRSVSSPSSDSILSSNTTTETSASTVSSTSPSSGSTTSTNSNTTEESSCVVAIPSILMTSALTCVGLILQKRL, from the exons ATG GTTTGCAGGTCACAGAGAAGAATGCTTCATACAACTCAGCTCGTCGCCATTCTCGTAACTTGTATGATTA ATATAATGTCAAGTTCCAGTACAAATACAACCGCATCTCCTGAAAGTACAGATATAATGTCAAGTTCGAGTTCAAATACAACTGAATATCCTGCAAGTACAGATATAATGTCAAGTTCCAGTTCAAATACAATCGCATCTCCTGAAAGTACAGATACAATGTCAAGTTCCAGTTCAAATACAACCGCATCTCCTGAAAGTACAGATATAATGTCAAGTTCGAGTTCAAATACAACTGAATATCCTGCAAGTACAGATACAATGTCAAGTTCCAGTTCAAATACAACCGCATCTCCTGAAAATACAGATATAATGTCAAGTTCCAGTTCAAATACAATCGCATCACCTGAAAGTACAGATATAATGTCAAGTTCCAGTACAAATACAACTGAATATCCTGCAAGTACAGATATAATGTCAAGTTCCAGTACAAATACAACTGAATATCCTGCAAGTACAGATACAATGTCAAGTTCCAATTCAAATACAACCGCATCTCCTGAAAGTACAGATATAATGTCAAGTTCCAGTTCAAATACAACCGCATCTCCTAAAAGTACAGATATAATGTCAAGTTACAGTTCAAATACAACTGCATCTCCTGATAGTACAAATATAATGTCAAGTTCCAGTTCAAATACAATCGCATCACCTGAAAGTACAGATATAATGTCAAGTTCCAGTTCAAATACAATCGCATCTCCTAAAAGTACAGATACGATGTCAAGTTCCAGTTCAAATACAACTGAATATCCTGCAAGTACAGATACAATGTCAAGTTCCAGTTCAAATACAACCGCATCTCCTGAAAGTACAGATATAATGTCAAGTTCCAGTACAAATACAACTGAATATCCTGCAAGTACAGATACAATGTCAAGTTCCAGTTCAAATACAACCGCATCTCCTGGAAGTACAGATATAATGTCAAGTTCCAGTACAAATACAACTGAATATCCTGCAAGTACAGATACAATGTCAAGTTCCAGTTCAAATACAACCGCATCTCCTGAAAGTACAGATATAATTTCAAGTTCCAGTTCAAAAACAACTGAATATCCTGCAAGTACAGATACTATGTCAAGTTCGACTTCAAATACAGTCGCGTCTTTTGCAAGTTCAGGTGCACCTCAAAGTTCAAGTTCAAATACAACCGCGTCTATTGAAAGTACAGATACAACTTCCAGTTCCACTTCAAATACAACCATGTTTCCTGAAAGTACAGATTCAACTTCAAGTTCTAGTTCAAATACAACCGCATCTTCTGAAACTACATATACAACTTCCAGTTCCAATTCAAATACAACCGCACCTCCTGAAGGTACAGATTCAACTTCCTGTTCCACTCTAAATACGACCGCACCTTCTGAAAGAACAGATACAACTCCCAGTACCAGTTCAAATACAACTATGTTTCCTGAAAATACAGATACAACTTCCAGTTCCACTTCAAATACAACTGCATCTCTTGAAAGTACGGATACAACTTCCAGTTCAAGTTCATATACAACCGCATCTCCTAAAAGTACAGATACAACTTCCAGTTTCAGTTCAAATACAACTATGTTTCCTGAAAGTACAGATACAACTTCCAGTTCCACTTCAAATACAATCGCATCTTCTGAAAGTACAGAAACAACTTTCAGTTCCAGTTCAAATACAACCGCACCTCCTGAAAGTACATATACAACTTCCAGTTCCAGTTCACATACAACCTCACTTCCTGAAAGTACAGATACAACTTTCAGTTTCAGTTCAACTACAACCGCATCTCCAACAAGTACAAATGCAAGTGCAAATTCAAGTTCTAGTTCCAGTCCCAGTTCAACTACAACCGCATCTCCATCAAGTACAAATACAACGTTAAGTTCGGGTTCCAGTTACAGTTCAACTACAACTGCATCTCCATCAAGTACAAATACAAGTACAATGTCAAGTTCTAGTCCCAGTCCACGTTCAACTACAACCGCATCTCTTGCAAGTACAAATTCAAGTTCTAGTCCAAGTCTAAGTTCAACTACAACTGAATCTCCAGCAAATGAAAATACAAGTACAAATTCAAGTTCAAGTCCAAGTCCAAGTTTAACTACAACTGCCTCTCCTGCAAGTACAAATACAACTGTAAATTCAAGTGCTAGTTCCATTCAAAGTTCAACTACAACCGCATCTCCtgcaagtacacatacaagtacacatacaagttccAATTCCAGTCTTAGTTTTACTACAACCGCATCTTCTTCAAGTACAAATATAAGTTCCAGCTCCATTCCAAGTTCAAATACAACCGCATCACCTGCAACTTCAAGATCAGTTTCCAGTCCAAGTTCTGATTCCATCCTAAGTTCCAATACCACAACAG AAACCAGTGCCAGTACCGTATCCAGTACCAGTCCGAGTTCCGGTTCCACTACCAGtacaaattcaaatacaacAGAAG aatcAAGCTGTGTGGTCGCCATTCCTTCTATTTTAATGACATCTGCTCTCACATGCGTTGGGTTGATTTTGCAAAAGAGACTTTAG
- the LOC128206958 gene encoding uncharacterized protein LOC128206958 isoform X3 — MLHTTQLVAILVTCMINIMSSSSTNTTASPESTDIMSSSSSNTTEYPASTDIMSSSSSNTIASPESTDTMSSSSSNTTASPESTDIMSSSSSNTTEYPASTDTMSSSSSNTTASPENTDIMSSSSSNTIASPESTDIMSSSSTNTTEYPASTDIMSSSSTNTTEYPASTDTMSSSNSNTTASPESTDIMSSSSSNTTASPKSTDIMSSYSSNTTASPDSTNIMSSSSSNTIASPESTDIMSSSSSNTIASPKSTDTMSSSSSNTTEYPASTDTMSSSSSNTTASPESTDIMSSSSTNTTEYPASTDTMSSSSSNTTASPGSTDIMSSSSTNTTEYPASTDTMSSSSSNTTASPESTDIISSSSSKTTEYPASTDTMSSSTSNTVASFASSGAPQSSSSNTTASIESTDTTSSSTSNTTMFPESTDSTSSSSSNTTASSETTYTTSSSNSNTTAPPEGTDSTSCSTLNTTAPSERTDTTPSTSSNTTMFPENTDTTSSSTSNTTASLESTDTTSSSSSYTTASPKSTDTTSSFSSNTTMFPESTDTTSSSTSNTIASSESTETTFSSSSNTTAPPESTYTTSSSSSHTTSLPESTDTTFSFSSTTTASPTSTNASANSSSSSSPSSTTTASPSSTNTTLSSGSSYSSTTTASPSSTNTSTMSSSSPSPRSTTTASLASTNSSSSPSLSSTTTESPANENTSTNSSSSPSPSLTTTASPASTNTTVNSSASSIQSSTTTASPASTHTSTHTSSNSSLSFTTTASSSSTNISSSSIPSSNTTASPATSRSVSSPSSDSILSSNTTTETSASTVSSTSPSSGSTTSTNSNTTEESSCVVAIPSILMTSALTCVGLILQKRL; from the exons ATGCTTCATACAACTCAGCTCGTCGCCATTCTCGTAACTTGTATGATTA ATATAATGTCAAGTTCCAGTACAAATACAACCGCATCTCCTGAAAGTACAGATATAATGTCAAGTTCGAGTTCAAATACAACTGAATATCCTGCAAGTACAGATATAATGTCAAGTTCCAGTTCAAATACAATCGCATCTCCTGAAAGTACAGATACAATGTCAAGTTCCAGTTCAAATACAACCGCATCTCCTGAAAGTACAGATATAATGTCAAGTTCGAGTTCAAATACAACTGAATATCCTGCAAGTACAGATACAATGTCAAGTTCCAGTTCAAATACAACCGCATCTCCTGAAAATACAGATATAATGTCAAGTTCCAGTTCAAATACAATCGCATCACCTGAAAGTACAGATATAATGTCAAGTTCCAGTACAAATACAACTGAATATCCTGCAAGTACAGATATAATGTCAAGTTCCAGTACAAATACAACTGAATATCCTGCAAGTACAGATACAATGTCAAGTTCCAATTCAAATACAACCGCATCTCCTGAAAGTACAGATATAATGTCAAGTTCCAGTTCAAATACAACCGCATCTCCTAAAAGTACAGATATAATGTCAAGTTACAGTTCAAATACAACTGCATCTCCTGATAGTACAAATATAATGTCAAGTTCCAGTTCAAATACAATCGCATCACCTGAAAGTACAGATATAATGTCAAGTTCCAGTTCAAATACAATCGCATCTCCTAAAAGTACAGATACGATGTCAAGTTCCAGTTCAAATACAACTGAATATCCTGCAAGTACAGATACAATGTCAAGTTCCAGTTCAAATACAACCGCATCTCCTGAAAGTACAGATATAATGTCAAGTTCCAGTACAAATACAACTGAATATCCTGCAAGTACAGATACAATGTCAAGTTCCAGTTCAAATACAACCGCATCTCCTGGAAGTACAGATATAATGTCAAGTTCCAGTACAAATACAACTGAATATCCTGCAAGTACAGATACAATGTCAAGTTCCAGTTCAAATACAACCGCATCTCCTGAAAGTACAGATATAATTTCAAGTTCCAGTTCAAAAACAACTGAATATCCTGCAAGTACAGATACTATGTCAAGTTCGACTTCAAATACAGTCGCGTCTTTTGCAAGTTCAGGTGCACCTCAAAGTTCAAGTTCAAATACAACCGCGTCTATTGAAAGTACAGATACAACTTCCAGTTCCACTTCAAATACAACCATGTTTCCTGAAAGTACAGATTCAACTTCAAGTTCTAGTTCAAATACAACCGCATCTTCTGAAACTACATATACAACTTCCAGTTCCAATTCAAATACAACCGCACCTCCTGAAGGTACAGATTCAACTTCCTGTTCCACTCTAAATACGACCGCACCTTCTGAAAGAACAGATACAACTCCCAGTACCAGTTCAAATACAACTATGTTTCCTGAAAATACAGATACAACTTCCAGTTCCACTTCAAATACAACTGCATCTCTTGAAAGTACGGATACAACTTCCAGTTCAAGTTCATATACAACCGCATCTCCTAAAAGTACAGATACAACTTCCAGTTTCAGTTCAAATACAACTATGTTTCCTGAAAGTACAGATACAACTTCCAGTTCCACTTCAAATACAATCGCATCTTCTGAAAGTACAGAAACAACTTTCAGTTCCAGTTCAAATACAACCGCACCTCCTGAAAGTACATATACAACTTCCAGTTCCAGTTCACATACAACCTCACTTCCTGAAAGTACAGATACAACTTTCAGTTTCAGTTCAACTACAACCGCATCTCCAACAAGTACAAATGCAAGTGCAAATTCAAGTTCTAGTTCCAGTCCCAGTTCAACTACAACCGCATCTCCATCAAGTACAAATACAACGTTAAGTTCGGGTTCCAGTTACAGTTCAACTACAACTGCATCTCCATCAAGTACAAATACAAGTACAATGTCAAGTTCTAGTCCCAGTCCACGTTCAACTACAACCGCATCTCTTGCAAGTACAAATTCAAGTTCTAGTCCAAGTCTAAGTTCAACTACAACTGAATCTCCAGCAAATGAAAATACAAGTACAAATTCAAGTTCAAGTCCAAGTCCAAGTTTAACTACAACTGCCTCTCCTGCAAGTACAAATACAACTGTAAATTCAAGTGCTAGTTCCATTCAAAGTTCAACTACAACCGCATCTCCtgcaagtacacatacaagtacacatacaagttccAATTCCAGTCTTAGTTTTACTACAACCGCATCTTCTTCAAGTACAAATATAAGTTCCAGCTCCATTCCAAGTTCAAATACAACCGCATCACCTGCAACTTCAAGATCAGTTTCCAGTCCAAGTTCTGATTCCATCCTAAGTTCCAATACCACAACAG AAACCAGTGCCAGTACCGTATCCAGTACCAGTCCGAGTTCCGGTTCCACTACCAGtacaaattcaaatacaacAGAAG aatcAAGCTGTGTGGTCGCCATTCCTTCTATTTTAATGACATCTGCTCTCACATGCGTTGGGTTGATTTTGCAAAAGAGACTTTAG